The following coding sequences lie in one Rickettsia hoogstraalii genomic window:
- the glyS gene encoding glycine--tRNA ligase subunit beta: MSELLLELFSEEIPAFMQKNAEEGYLNIFTKIFEENEIFGKVQLFAGPRRITLHATHLPKVTLPKEEEIKGPSIEAPEVAINGFCKAHNVSKLELSTKLINNQLYYFFIKKTEEREIKEILPEIIIEAINKYSWAKSMFWGDYKIKWIRPLRNILCIFDGEVLPLQFGHLTANNITYGHRLTDNKKLEVTGFEDYRNKLLENNVVLERTKREEIIKTGLLELANSQNLNIKEDARLIEEVAGLSEFPVVLLGKIPQKFLELPKEVLISSMRTHQKYFCLFDKIGNFAQYFLFVSNGRFANAELVIKGNEKVLSARLSDALYFYKQDIAKTLESRLGKLEAVTFHAKLGNLREKIDRIIKICKHIAPNNKDLITAAKLCKSDLVSEMVGEFPDLQGIMGYYYAKHEGLNEEIAAAIRDHYKPQGLSDNVPSGNAALLALADKLDSLVGLMIAGEAPTGSGDPYALRRQALGIIRIILENKLELNLNDLIIFSLKLYGNSADKDLITSFFEERAKFYFKNEYDILLINAVLDLNFVDTKFKLEALKEFLIEDAGKQLLNAYKRASNIIGNQKITGLVDTSLFSTQPEKELFEVIQKISPQIIDSIADKDYKKALNLLSSLLVPITSFFDNVLVNDPDPKIAENRLLLLQDICDLFDKIAKFNRL, encoded by the coding sequence GTGAGTGAATTATTATTAGAGCTATTTAGTGAAGAAATACCTGCATTTATGCAAAAAAATGCTGAAGAGGGTTATTTAAACATATTCACGAAAATTTTTGAAGAAAACGAAATATTTGGAAAAGTACAACTATTTGCAGGACCTCGCAGGATAACACTGCATGCTACCCATTTGCCAAAGGTAACTTTGCCAAAAGAGGAAGAAATTAAAGGACCAAGCATAGAAGCTCCGGAAGTCGCTATTAACGGCTTTTGTAAAGCTCATAATGTTAGTAAATTAGAGCTTTCTACTAAATTAATTAATAATCAGCTATATTATTTCTTTATCAAAAAAACAGAAGAAAGAGAAATAAAAGAGATTTTGCCGGAGATTATTATAGAGGCTATTAATAAATATAGCTGGGCAAAATCGATGTTTTGGGGTGATTACAAAATAAAATGGATTAGACCTCTGCGAAATATTTTATGTATATTTGATGGCGAAGTACTACCACTGCAATTTGGGCATTTAACCGCTAATAATATTACGTACGGGCATCGTCTTACTGATAATAAAAAATTAGAAGTAACAGGTTTTGAAGATTATAGAAATAAGCTTTTAGAAAATAACGTTGTTTTAGAAAGAACAAAGAGAGAAGAAATAATTAAGACCGGCTTATTAGAGCTAGCAAATTCTCAAAATCTAAATATAAAAGAAGATGCACGTTTAATTGAAGAAGTAGCGGGGCTTAGTGAATTTCCTGTTGTATTACTTGGAAAAATACCGCAAAAATTCTTAGAATTACCTAAGGAAGTGCTAATTTCCTCGATGCGTACGCATCAAAAATATTTTTGTTTATTTGATAAAATAGGAAATTTTGCACAATATTTTCTCTTTGTCAGTAATGGTAGATTTGCAAATGCCGAACTCGTTATTAAAGGTAACGAAAAGGTGTTATCGGCAAGGCTTTCAGATGCTTTATATTTTTATAAGCAGGATATAGCTAAAACTTTAGAATCAAGATTAGGTAAATTAGAAGCTGTAACGTTTCATGCAAAACTTGGTAATTTAAGAGAAAAAATTGATCGTATAATTAAAATTTGCAAGCATATAGCTCCAAATAATAAAGATTTAATCACGGCAGCAAAACTTTGTAAAAGCGATCTCGTTTCTGAAATGGTTGGGGAGTTTCCTGATTTACAGGGGATTATGGGCTATTATTATGCAAAACATGAAGGGCTAAATGAAGAAATAGCCGCTGCAATTAGAGACCATTATAAACCGCAAGGTTTGAGCGACAATGTACCAAGCGGAAATGCGGCATTGCTTGCTTTAGCCGATAAGCTAGATAGTCTAGTAGGTTTGATGATAGCAGGCGAAGCTCCAACAGGTTCAGGTGACCCCTATGCCTTAAGACGTCAAGCTCTTGGTATAATAAGAATAATACTTGAAAATAAATTAGAACTAAATTTAAATGATTTAATTATTTTTTCCTTAAAGTTATATGGAAATTCAGCAGATAAAGATTTAATAACATCTTTCTTTGAAGAAAGAGCAAAATTTTACTTTAAAAATGAATATGATATTTTATTAATTAATGCTGTTCTTGACTTAAATTTTGTAGATACAAAATTTAAGCTTGAAGCGTTAAAAGAATTTTTAATAGAAGACGCAGGCAAGCAATTATTAAATGCTTACAAACGAGCTAGCAATATAATTGGTAATCAGAAAATTACCGGCTTAGTTGATACAAGTCTCTTTAGTACACAACCTGAAAAAGAATTATTTGAAGTAATCCAAAAAATTTCGCCGCAAATTATAGATAGTATAGCTGATAAAGATTATAAGAAAGCTTTAAATTTATTATCATCGCTATTAGTTCCTATTACTAGCTTTTTTGATAATGTACTCGTTAATGATCCTGATCCAAAAATTGCAGAGAATCGTTTATTGTTATTACAAGATATTTGCGATTTATTTGATAAAATAGCTAAGTTTAACCGCTTATGA
- the trmB gene encoding bifunctional peptide chain release factor N(5)-glutamine methyltransferase PrmC/tRNA (guanosine(46)-N7)-methyltransferase TrmB: MQPSIKQILSKATDKLNKIGINPPQLEVRILLQHVINKPIEYLLINLDEQLSEAEIEAFEKLLERRLKHEPIAYITGVKEFYSREFIVNKHVLIPRNDTEVLVDVVLDLLKEHIYKSSLRATERSVAISGSLLEIASSTPMASSRNDGNNIKILELGTGSGCITISLLCELPNARVVATDISLDAIEVARNNALKHHVMDRIQIIQSNWFENIEDQKFDFIVSNPPYISHSEKSEMAIETINYEPSIALFAEEEGLQAYILIAKNAKQFLKPNGKLALEIGFQQEEAVTQIFLNHGYNIESVYKDLQGHSRVILFSPINLTRSYARRIGKSLSGLQQNLLDNELPKYLFSKEKLIDEKRKIFLEIGFGMGEHFINQAKMNPDALFIGVEVYLNGVANVLKLAGEQNIVKSVGFNYKEQEGAKPITNRRATSDDVSEFKSLDYITNFLLFPNNLDLILNEIPSNSLDGIYILFLDPWIKNKQKKKRIFNKERLKILQDKLKDNGNLVFASDIENYFYEAIELIEQNGNFKIMNKDEYLKPHDNYVITKYHQKATQANRIPRFIILQHVSGDH; the protein is encoded by the coding sequence ATGCAGCCTTCCATAAAGCAAATTCTTAGTAAAGCAACAGATAAATTAAATAAAATAGGTATCAATCCGCCACAATTAGAAGTGCGAATTTTACTACAGCATGTTATAAATAAACCCATTGAGTATTTGCTCATTAATCTTGATGAACAGTTAAGTGAAGCTGAGATAGAAGCTTTTGAAAAACTGCTAGAGAGAAGATTAAAGCATGAACCGATAGCGTATATTACAGGCGTTAAAGAATTTTACTCACGTGAATTTATCGTTAATAAGCATGTATTAATTCCAAGAAACGATACTGAAGTTTTGGTTGATGTAGTTCTAGATTTACTCAAAGAACATATATATAAATCGTCATTGCGAGCGACTGAAAGGAGCGTGGCAATCTCAGGAAGCTTGCTTGAGATTGCTTCGTCGACGCCTATGGCGTCTTCTCGCAATGACGGAAATAATATTAAAATCCTAGAACTCGGTACAGGTAGCGGTTGCATTACTATCAGCCTATTATGTGAACTACCAAACGCTAGGGTAGTAGCTACTGATATCAGTCTTGATGCAATAGAAGTTGCAAGGAACAATGCTCTAAAACATCACGTGATGGATCGAATTCAGATTATTCAAAGTAATTGGTTTGAGAATATTGAGGATCAGAAGTTTGATTTTATCGTTAGCAACCCACCATATATATCTCATAGTGAAAAATCAGAGATGGCAATTGAAACAATCAATTATGAACCGTCTATTGCTTTATTTGCTGAAGAAGAAGGGCTGCAAGCTTATATTCTTATCGCCAAAAATGCCAAACAATTCTTAAAACCAAACGGTAAGCTAGCATTAGAGATAGGCTTTCAACAAGAAGAAGCGGTAACTCAAATTTTCCTAAATCATGGTTATAATATTGAAAGCGTTTATAAAGACCTACAAGGTCATAGTAGGGTAATATTATTTTCTCCTATTAACTTAACTCGGTCATACGCAAGACGTATCGGAAAAAGCTTATCAGGGCTACAACAAAATTTGTTAGATAACGAACTACCGAAATATTTATTTTCCAAAGAAAAACTTATTGATGAAAAACGTAAAATCTTTTTAGAAATAGGTTTTGGTATGGGCGAGCATTTCATTAACCAAGCCAAAATGAATCCTGATGCACTTTTTATCGGGGTAGAGGTATATTTAAACGGCGTTGCAAATGTTTTAAAACTTGCAGGCGAGCAGAATATAGTCAAATCAGTTGGATTTAATTACAAGGAGCAAGAAGGAGCGAAGCCTATAACTAATAGGAGAGCGACGAGTGACGATGTAAGTGAATTCAAATCACTTGACTATATCACGAATTTTTTATTATTCCCTAACAATTTAGATTTAATATTAAATGAGATACCAAGTAATAGTTTAGATGGAATTTATATTTTATTTCTTGATCCATGGATAAAAAATAAGCAAAAAAAGAAACGTATTTTCAATAAAGAACGGCTTAAGATTTTACAGGATAAGCTAAAAGATAACGGTAATTTAGTATTTGCTTCCGATATCGAAAATTATTTTTATGAAGCAATAGAGTTAATAGAGCAGAACGGTAATTTTAAAATTATGAATAAAGATGAATACTTAAAACCGCATGATAATTATGTAATTACTAAATATCATCAAAAAGCTACTCAAGCGAATAGAATACCGAGATTTATAATTTTGCAGCACGTTTCAGGCGATCATTAA
- a CDS encoding glycine--tRNA ligase subunit alpha, whose protein sequence is MKKLSFQQIILALQNYWQDYGCAILQPYGAHVGAGTFHPATVLRCLGPKPWSVAYVQPSRRPGDSRYGMHPNRMQHYYQFQVILKPSPDNIQELYLKSLECLGVDLKKHDIRFVEDDWESPTLGAVGLGWEVWCDGMEVSQFTYMQQIGGIECRPVAGEITYGLERLALYIQGIDEIKELDWNGQIGEKALKYGEVDFEAERQFSKYNLELVDSEMLLRHFKDSEEQCERLVKANLPMPAYDECLKASHYFNQLNALGVISVTERASYVLRVCHLARICCMKWLELSGE, encoded by the coding sequence ATGAAAAAACTATCATTTCAGCAAATTATACTAGCCTTGCAAAATTACTGGCAGGATTACGGCTGTGCAATCTTGCAGCCTTACGGTGCACATGTTGGAGCAGGTACGTTTCACCCTGCAACTGTGCTTCGCTGCCTTGGTCCCAAACCTTGGTCTGTTGCATATGTTCAGCCATCAAGAAGACCAGGGGATAGCAGGTATGGCATGCATCCTAACAGAATGCAACATTATTATCAGTTTCAAGTTATCTTAAAACCGTCACCGGATAATATTCAAGAGCTATATCTTAAAAGTCTAGAATGTTTAGGCGTAGATTTAAAAAAGCATGATATTCGTTTTGTTGAAGATGACTGGGAGTCACCAACCTTAGGTGCTGTCGGGCTTGGCTGGGAAGTATGGTGTGACGGTATGGAAGTGTCACAATTTACTTATATGCAGCAAATCGGCGGTATTGAATGCCGTCCCGTTGCCGGTGAAATTACTTATGGCTTAGAGAGACTTGCTTTATATATTCAAGGTATTGATGAAATAAAAGAGCTTGATTGGAATGGGCAAATAGGAGAAAAAGCTTTAAAATACGGTGAAGTGGATTTCGAGGCTGAGCGGCAATTCTCGAAATATAATTTAGAGCTTGTCGATAGCGAGATGTTACTGAGGCATTTTAAAGATAGTGAAGAACAATGCGAGAGGCTGGTGAAAGCAAACTTACCTATGCCGGCTTATGATGAATGCCTTAAAGCAAGTCATTACTTTAATCAATTAAATGCGTTAGGTGTAATTAGTGTAACCGAGCGTGCTTCTTATGTTTTAAGAGTGTGTCATTTAGCTAGAATTTGTTGTATGAAATGGTTGGAGTTAAGCGGTGAGTGA
- a CDS encoding type II toxin-antitoxin system Phd/YefM family antitoxin → MNKWQLHEAKNKLSNIIDTAMQGTPQCITKRGEEAVVIISIKDYKQLTKQKPDFKEYLLSIPKTDNLDIQRAKGYARDFEL, encoded by the coding sequence ATGAATAAATGGCAGTTACACGAAGCAAAAAATAAGTTAAGTAATATTATTGATACAGCAATGCAAGGTACACCTCAATGCATTACAAAAAGGGGAGAAGAGGCAGTTGTAATTATTAGTATAAAAGACTATAAGCAACTTACTAAACAAAAACCTGATTTTAAAGAATATTTATTGAGCATACCTAAGACGGATAATTTGGATATTCAGAGAGCAAAGGGATATGCTAGAGATTTTGAATTATGA
- a CDS encoding type II toxin-antitoxin system VapC family toxin, translating to MNLVVDCSFIMSSILPDESTEKDSKIYDQIMENIYILHVPSIFYLECNNVFINSLKRKRINKNDYDDYIRLLNSFPINVDKFCSTPESLYAIARLATEHNLTSYDACYLELALRLEADILTLDKSLASCCQALGIKLVI from the coding sequence ATGAATTTAGTTGTAGATTGTTCTTTTATTATGTCATCGATTTTACCTGATGAATCAACTGAAAAAGATAGTAAAATTTATGATCAAATAATGGAAAATATATATATTTTGCATGTACCGTCTATATTTTATTTAGAATGCAATAATGTTTTTATAAACTCCTTAAAAAGAAAGAGAATTAATAAAAATGATTATGATGATTATATAAGATTATTAAATTCATTCCCTATCAATGTTGATAAATTCTGTTCTACACCGGAATCTTTGTATGCAATAGCAAGACTAGCTACCGAGCATAATTTAACTTCCTATGATGCTTGCTACCTTGAGCTAGCATTACGCTTAGAAGCTGATATTCTAACATTAGATAAAAGCTTAGCAAGTTGCTGCCAAGCTTTAGGGATTAAGTTAGTAATATAA
- a CDS encoding metabolite/H+ symporter: MRKVIIPGMIGNAAEWFDYALYAQFAYIIGQHFFPDSEMRDTLTFAVFAAGFIVRPLGGIIFGNIGDRFGRRTALVIGIITMTVPTAGIGLLPGYNTIGIAAPIILTIIRLIQGFSLGGEFSGCISYIVEHASLEKRGLAGSASFVSMCGGMLLGLLTAAGFSYFMPADMLFEWGWRIPFIAGLFIGSIGLYIRKNLAESPIYKKAKESGRLTRFPLRETLTKYPKELIIALGLYITVTAPFYTSTVFIGNFMQTLGYTSTQSTIVSSIILIVMMIVFPISAYVSDKVGRRPVLIWGIILLILSVYPIFVALGSMNFTLAIISQVIFAGIIAIYMGPIPTVLVEIFPTSVRFTGVALSYNLAAAIFGGTAPMLAMILTKVTGDNYAIAYYLIALALLSSIILKFYKETYKKNLVS, translated from the coding sequence ATGAGAAAAGTAATAATACCGGGAATGATCGGTAATGCTGCTGAGTGGTTTGATTATGCGTTATATGCACAATTTGCTTATATTATAGGGCAGCATTTTTTTCCTGATTCTGAAATGCGTGATACCTTAACTTTTGCTGTATTTGCTGCGGGTTTTATAGTACGTCCACTCGGAGGTATTATTTTCGGTAATATCGGAGATAGATTCGGCAGACGTACTGCTTTAGTTATTGGTATTATAACTATGACAGTGCCGACTGCCGGAATAGGGCTGCTCCCTGGTTATAACACTATTGGAATTGCTGCCCCCATCATTTTGACTATTATCAGGCTTATCCAAGGTTTTTCTCTAGGAGGTGAGTTTAGCGGCTGTATTTCTTATATAGTCGAGCATGCTTCGCTTGAGAAAAGAGGGCTTGCAGGAAGTGCCTCGTTTGTTAGTATGTGCGGCGGTATGCTGCTTGGGCTACTAACCGCTGCCGGTTTTTCTTATTTTATGCCTGCCGATATGCTATTTGAATGGGGTTGGAGAATACCTTTTATCGCAGGATTATTTATTGGCTCTATAGGTCTATATATCAGAAAAAATTTAGCAGAAAGCCCTATTTATAAAAAAGCTAAAGAGAGTGGCAGGTTAACACGTTTTCCTTTGCGTGAAACATTAACTAAATATCCAAAAGAACTCATTATCGCACTTGGTCTTTATATTACCGTAACTGCTCCTTTTTATACTTCTACGGTTTTTATCGGTAATTTTATGCAAACGCTTGGTTATACAAGTACGCAAAGCACAATTGTTAGTAGTATAATATTAATTGTAATGATGATAGTATTTCCTATATCTGCGTATGTTTCGGATAAGGTGGGGCGGCGTCCTGTACTAATATGGGGGATTATCTTGTTAATTTTATCAGTCTATCCTATTTTTGTAGCCTTAGGATCAATGAACTTTACTTTAGCTATAATATCTCAAGTAATATTTGCCGGAATTATCGCTATTTATATGGGACCTATCCCAACGGTTTTAGTAGAGATATTCCCGACTAGTGTAAGATTTACCGGCGTTGCACTTTCATACAACCTTGCAGCTGCTATATTTGGCGGTACTGCTCCAATGTTAGCAATGATATTAACGAAAGTTACCGGAGACAATTATGCTATTGCATATTATTTAATTGCACTTGCTTTGTTATCTTCTATAATCCTAAAATTCTATAAAGAGACATATAAAAAGAATTTGGTCAGCTAA